The following proteins are co-located in the Brevibacillus laterosporus DSM 25 genome:
- the rpsU gene encoding 30S ribosomal protein S21 translates to MAEVRIRKNESLESALRRFKRENAKAGVLAELRKRRHFEKPSIARKKKSEAARKRKF, encoded by the coding sequence ATGGCAGAAGTACGCATTAGAAAAAATGAATCTTTGGAGAGCGCGCTTCGTCGTTTTAAGCGTGAAAATGCTAAAGCTGGAGTGTTGGCTGAGCTTCGTAAGCGTCGCCACTTTGAAAAGCCTAGCATTGCTCGCAAGAAAAAATCCGAAGCGGCTCGTAAACGTAAGTTCTAA
- a CDS encoding GatB/YqeY domain-containing protein yields the protein MSVMEQLNHDMKQAMKDKSALKLSVIRMVKATIKNEEIKLGRDLSDDEVLTILTRELKQRRDSLHEFEKAGREDLATKTRDEMDIILAYMPAQLSEEEIRQIVREAVVAVGATSKKEMGKVMGAIMPKVKGKADGNLVQRIVSEELPS from the coding sequence ATGAGTGTAATGGAGCAACTCAATCACGATATGAAGCAAGCGATGAAGGACAAATCGGCCTTAAAGCTCTCCGTTATTCGCATGGTCAAAGCCACCATTAAAAACGAAGAGATTAAGCTGGGTCGAGATCTGTCCGACGATGAAGTGCTGACTATCTTGACCCGTGAGTTAAAGCAACGCCGTGACTCCCTCCATGAGTTTGAGAAAGCCGGTCGCGAGGATTTAGCGACAAAGACACGTGACGAAATGGATATTATATTGGCTTATATGCCTGCTCAATTAAGCGAAGAGGAGATTCGTCAAATCGTTCGCGAGGCTGTAGTTGCTGTTGGCGCTACTTCCAAGAAAGAGATGGGCAAAGTCATGGGAGCCATCATGCCTAAAGTAAAAGGCAAAGCTGACGGTAACCTTGTCCAACGAATCGTCTCTGAAGAATTACCTTCATAA
- a CDS encoding NfeD family protein yields MRQHLAFTRMFACMLALMMFAGGILAWTAWSQPVEAAGKRVFYVPVEQDIERGLESFLGRAFQEANEQRADVIILDINTPGGDVVSAGNIGALIRSAPMKVVAYINNQAFSAGTYIALNANEIVMEPGSSIGAAAPIDVQGNAAPVKITSGWAQMMEEAAKLNGRDASVAKAMVYIDQDFAGLKKKGEILSLGAEEAQRLGYADKIVRSKAELFQYVGVNESEVLHISPTPTEKVARFVTNPVVLSCLLLIGMLGVIIELFAPGFGVAGIIGILSFTLYFFGHFVAGFANWLDIGLFIIGVILMILEIFLPGGIVGFLGFASMSTGLVLAAYDTKQGLTSLGIAAIITLIVAFILAKYFGLRGTWSKFVLKEEQHKDTGYVAPKNQNDLLGRTGVALTTLRPAGVILIGEQRIDAVSAGGYIAAGSAIKVVQVEGARIVVQECKNESKG; encoded by the coding sequence TTGAGACAACATCTAGCCTTTACTCGCATGTTTGCCTGTATGCTTGCTTTGATGATGTTTGCTGGAGGGATATTAGCCTGGACGGCTTGGTCTCAGCCTGTAGAAGCGGCAGGTAAACGAGTTTTTTATGTGCCTGTTGAGCAAGATATCGAGCGCGGTCTTGAAAGCTTTTTGGGCCGTGCTTTCCAAGAAGCCAATGAACAACGTGCCGATGTCATTATACTTGACATTAATACTCCAGGTGGAGATGTGGTCTCGGCTGGCAATATCGGTGCATTGATTAGAAGTGCACCTATGAAAGTCGTTGCCTATATTAACAATCAGGCTTTTTCAGCAGGAACTTACATCGCCTTAAATGCGAATGAGATTGTGATGGAACCGGGAAGTAGTATCGGAGCTGCTGCACCGATTGATGTACAAGGGAACGCAGCTCCGGTGAAAATTACTTCTGGATGGGCTCAAATGATGGAGGAAGCTGCAAAATTAAACGGCAGGGATGCTTCCGTAGCGAAAGCGATGGTCTATATTGATCAGGATTTTGCTGGATTAAAAAAGAAGGGTGAAATTTTATCCCTTGGCGCTGAAGAAGCGCAGAGGCTAGGATATGCAGATAAAATTGTCCGTAGCAAGGCTGAGCTGTTTCAATATGTAGGAGTAAATGAGAGTGAGGTTTTACACATCTCTCCCACGCCTACTGAGAAGGTTGCAAGGTTTGTAACCAATCCTGTTGTCCTAAGCTGTCTATTGTTAATTGGGATGCTTGGAGTGATTATTGAGTTGTTTGCTCCTGGTTTTGGGGTTGCGGGTATTATTGGTATCTTGTCCTTTACACTCTATTTCTTCGGGCATTTTGTAGCGGGCTTTGCCAATTGGCTGGATATTGGTCTGTTTATAATTGGGGTCATTCTAATGATTCTAGAAATCTTTTTGCCGGGTGGCATTGTAGGCTTCCTTGGTTTTGCAAGCATGTCCACAGGTCTAGTATTAGCTGCTTATGATACTAAACAAGGGCTTACATCCCTGGGAATTGCAGCCATTATTACGCTTATTGTAGCTTTTATACTGGCTAAATATTTCGGATTAAGGGGAACCTGGAGTAAATTTGTTCTAAAAGAGGAGCAACATAAAGATACAGGGTATGTCGCTCCAAAAAATCAAAATGATCTACTTGGTAGAACAGGTGTAGCTTTAACCACTTTGCGTCCTGCTGGGGTAATCTTGATTGGCGAACAACGTATTGATGCTGTAAGTGCAGGTGGATACATTGCAGCTGGTAGCGCAATTAAAGTGGTTCAAGTAGAAGGAGCACGAATTGTCGTGCAAGAATGTAAAAATGAAAGTAAGGGGTAG
- the floA gene encoding flotillin-like protein FloA (flotillin-like protein involved in membrane lipid rafts) produces MDTSMISFVFMIAVVIIVLSVFFSFVPVMLWISALASGVSVSILTLVAMRLRRVTPARIVNPLIKARKAGLDLNTNQLESHFLAGGNVDRVVDALVAAQRADIPLGFERAAAIDLAGRDVLQAVQMSVNPKVIETPIIAAVAMNGIEVRAKAKVTVRANIDRLVGGAGEETIIARVGEGIVTTIGSSNKHKDVLENPDLISQTVLNKGLDAGTAFEILSIDIADVDVGKNIGAQLQTDQAEADKRIAQAKAEERRAMAVATEQEMKARVEEMKAKVVESEAEVPLALAEALRSGKLGVMDYYNMQNIMADTSMRESFGDPEGTKKNDIDKK; encoded by the coding sequence ATGGACACAAGCATGATATCTTTCGTGTTTATGATCGCGGTTGTCATCATTGTATTGTCTGTTTTCTTTTCATTTGTACCGGTAATGCTTTGGATTTCTGCCTTAGCTTCAGGTGTTAGCGTAAGCATTCTAACATTGGTAGCGATGCGTTTGCGTCGTGTAACTCCCGCCCGTATCGTCAATCCATTAATTAAGGCACGTAAGGCTGGTCTTGACCTTAATACAAACCAATTAGAGAGTCACTTTTTAGCTGGTGGTAACGTTGATAGAGTGGTAGATGCTTTGGTAGCAGCTCAACGTGCAGATATTCCACTAGGCTTCGAACGTGCAGCAGCGATTGACTTAGCTGGTCGTGATGTATTGCAAGCAGTACAAATGAGCGTTAACCCGAAAGTGATTGAAACTCCAATTATCGCCGCAGTAGCGATGAATGGGATTGAAGTTCGTGCAAAGGCGAAAGTAACAGTGCGTGCGAATATTGATCGTTTAGTTGGTGGTGCTGGTGAAGAGACGATTATCGCTCGTGTCGGTGAAGGAATTGTTACTACTATCGGCTCGTCTAACAAACATAAAGATGTGTTAGAAAACCCAGATCTTATTTCTCAAACAGTATTAAACAAAGGTCTAGATGCAGGTACAGCTTTTGAGATTCTATCGATCGATATTGCGGACGTAGATGTAGGTAAAAATATTGGTGCTCAATTGCAAACAGACCAAGCAGAAGCTGACAAACGTATCGCTCAAGCAAAAGCGGAAGAACGTCGTGCAATGGCTGTGGCAACTGAGCAAGAGATGAAAGCGCGCGTTGAAGAGATGAAAGCAAAAGTAGTTGAATCCGAAGCGGAGGTACCACTTGCTTTGGCGGAAGCATTGCGTTCGGGTAAGCTAGGTGTTATGGATTATTACAACATGCAGAACATCATGGCAGATACTTCTATGAGAGAATCATTTGGTGACCCTGAAGGTACAAAGAAAAACGACATAGATAAGAAATAG
- a CDS encoding spermine/spermidine synthase — MQPNIKILERCSTPRGEIQLQYRNNNYEIISNGTFLMATYNGESERLMVKASLDCVHKPQKILIGGLGVGFSLSEALRSNRVEEVVVVEIEEKIIEWNNLYFAEYSDHALSDSRTRVVKADLLKWMQETNEKFDVICLDIDNGPDWTVTEENNSLYKEAGLNTLLGLMNPEGVIAFWSANSSEAFALRLSEYFNEVEEYTVEVERGVPDVVYIAKLPK; from the coding sequence TTGCAACCAAACATTAAAATCTTAGAACGATGCTCTACACCACGCGGTGAAATTCAGCTTCAGTATCGAAATAACAATTATGAGATTATTAGCAATGGAACTTTTTTGATGGCAACTTATAATGGAGAATCAGAGCGTCTTATGGTTAAGGCATCTCTTGATTGCGTTCATAAGCCTCAAAAAATATTGATTGGTGGATTAGGTGTGGGATTTTCTCTTTCAGAAGCTTTAAGAAGCAACAGGGTAGAAGAGGTTGTAGTCGTAGAAATAGAGGAAAAGATCATTGAATGGAATAACCTATATTTTGCCGAATATTCGGATCATGCTCTCTCTGACTCTCGAACCCGTGTTGTAAAAGCAGATCTTCTCAAATGGATGCAGGAAACAAACGAAAAATTTGATGTGATTTGTCTCGATATTGACAATGGGCCGGATTGGACTGTTACAGAAGAAAACAATTCACTTTATAAGGAAGCAGGACTTAACACCTTACTTGGTTTGATGAACCCAGAGGGTGTTATTGCATTTTGGAGTGCTAATTCTTCAGAAGCTTTTGCTCTACGATTATCTGAGTATTTTAATGAAGTAGAGGAGTATACAGTAGAGGTAGAACGAGGAGTGCCAGATGTTGTCTATATCGCAAAATTACCTAAGTGA
- a CDS encoding CDGSH iron-sulfur domain-containing protein has translation MALYDKKGPIVVKEEPGVKFYCMCGLTEDAPYCDGTHNGQGTGKTPYIVKFSEAKTVRICGCGMSEKLPYCDGAHGKGEN, from the coding sequence ATGGCCCTCTATGATAAAAAAGGCCCAATCGTCGTGAAGGAAGAACCAGGCGTTAAATTTTACTGTATGTGTGGCCTTACAGAAGATGCCCCCTACTGTGATGGCACTCATAATGGACAAGGAACAGGGAAAACCCCGTATATTGTTAAATTTAGTGAAGCTAAGACGGTAAGAATTTGTGGTTGTGGAATGTCTGAAAAATTACCTTATTGTGATGGGGCTCATGGTAAAGGTGAGAATTAA
- the yqfC gene encoding sporulation protein YqfC yields MKKWSRRLRRMAVGVLDLPQDVVLEVPRITMIGHLQMYIENHRGVLQFSDTELRLLLTNGQLLVIGEQLVIRAILKEEVLLEGRIGKITFIQNT; encoded by the coding sequence ATGAAGAAATGGAGCCGCCGACTGCGCCGAATGGCTGTGGGCGTGTTGGATCTACCTCAGGATGTGGTACTCGAAGTCCCGAGAATTACAATGATTGGTCATTTGCAAATGTATATAGAAAACCACCGGGGTGTCCTGCAATTTAGCGATACCGAACTTCGCTTATTACTAACAAACGGACAGTTGCTTGTCATAGGGGAACAGCTGGTGATTCGTGCTATTTTGAAGGAAGAAGTGTTGTTGGAAGGTAGAATTGGCAAGATAACGTTCATTCAAAATACGTGA
- the yqfD gene encoding sporulation protein YqfD, with amino-acid sequence MRNVVKEWYEGHITVTIRGKRFERLINLAVRENISMWNIKRLDPELGQCEMMIADFYRLRPFLKETGCRVHVTSRDGLPFLFLRMRMRIGFVAGILIFLFGLYMLSTFVWQIEVQGTQNISQYQVTQAAEKVGLRAGAWKFKIGDPQELQRRILGYIPEASWVGVELNGTKAIIQVVEKVDPEKSVAHEPKHVVAKKKAVIHSIFAETGKTMVKANQYVDKGQVLISGIIGNEERQSVVSARGQVKGEVWYRSDVTVPLIQNQLIYTGEKQKQHFLIFGSSAVRLWPFEVKSYKHDRKTEKRFQAAFFDYQLPFGWKTEIDRELEPKVIRMSDQNALEVAKQFAKADILKRAGEDAKIKEEKVLHVKQENGKVYVSIYFSVIENIAMDQPIVATPPALEGTPN; translated from the coding sequence ATGCGAAACGTAGTAAAAGAATGGTACGAAGGTCATATAACAGTAACAATTCGCGGTAAACGGTTCGAACGTCTTATCAACCTAGCTGTCCGCGAAAACATTTCAATGTGGAATATCAAGCGTTTAGATCCTGAGCTTGGACAGTGTGAGATGATGATTGCCGATTTTTATCGGCTTCGTCCCTTCTTAAAGGAGACAGGCTGCCGTGTACATGTGACAAGTCGAGATGGTTTACCTTTTTTGTTTTTACGGATGCGAATGAGAATTGGGTTTGTTGCAGGCATTTTAATTTTTTTATTCGGATTGTACATGCTCTCCACGTTTGTATGGCAAATCGAAGTACAAGGAACACAGAATATCTCGCAATATCAGGTGACACAAGCTGCCGAGAAGGTGGGGTTAAGAGCAGGTGCATGGAAATTCAAAATTGGGGACCCACAAGAATTACAGCGTCGCATTTTAGGCTATATTCCAGAAGCCTCATGGGTAGGTGTAGAGTTAAATGGTACAAAGGCAATTATTCAAGTCGTTGAAAAGGTTGATCCGGAAAAGAGTGTTGCGCATGAACCTAAACATGTTGTGGCAAAGAAAAAAGCGGTCATCCACAGTATTTTTGCAGAAACAGGTAAGACTATGGTTAAAGCGAATCAATATGTTGATAAGGGGCAGGTTTTAATTTCAGGTATTATTGGCAATGAGGAACGTCAATCTGTTGTTTCTGCCCGAGGACAAGTGAAAGGAGAGGTCTGGTATCGATCTGACGTGACCGTTCCCTTAATCCAGAACCAGCTTATTTATACGGGAGAAAAACAGAAGCAACACTTTTTGATTTTTGGGTCATCCGCTGTACGTCTCTGGCCATTTGAAGTCAAGTCGTACAAGCATGATCGTAAGACAGAAAAACGTTTTCAAGCAGCTTTTTTTGACTATCAATTGCCGTTCGGATGGAAAACAGAAATTGATCGAGAGCTGGAGCCTAAGGTTATTCGAATGAGCGATCAGAATGCTCTTGAGGTAGCTAAACAATTTGCAAAAGCAGATATCTTGAAACGAGCTGGAGAAGATGCGAAGATAAAAGAAGAAAAAGTTTTGCACGTAAAACAAGAGAATGGTAAAGTTTATGTAAGTATCTATTTTTCCGTTATCGAAAATATAGCGATGGACCAACCAATTGTTGCTACGCCGCCCGCACTAGAAGGCACACCAAACTAA
- a CDS encoding PhoH family protein encodes MQVQEEVVIQFADAQEALLLFGPHDSYLKKIEEKTTAQIGTRTGAFVISGEKAEVDKLATLFDTLLQLIRRGITLSERDVYYAMQLTEKGEEQELLHLYEEEVARSHRGKLVRAKTLGQRHYLSAIKRNDIVFGIGPAGTGKTYLAVVMAVQALKNGRVKRIVLTRPAVEAGESLGFLPGDLQEKVDPYLRPLYDALYDMLGTEQVSKMMERGIIEVAPLAYMRGRTLEDSFIILDEAQNTTPEQMKMFLTRLGFGSKMVITGDVTQIDLPKGKKSGLREAERILSIISDIAFIEFQDTDVVRHSLVQKIITAYSREEQQN; translated from the coding sequence TTGCAAGTACAAGAAGAAGTAGTGATCCAGTTTGCAGATGCACAGGAAGCATTGCTTTTGTTTGGACCTCATGATTCCTATTTAAAAAAGATCGAAGAAAAAACAACAGCTCAGATAGGAACCCGCACCGGCGCATTCGTCATCAGTGGGGAAAAGGCAGAAGTCGACAAGCTGGCTACGCTATTTGATACTTTATTGCAGCTGATCCGCAGGGGAATTACGTTATCCGAACGTGATGTATACTATGCGATGCAGCTAACAGAAAAAGGGGAAGAACAAGAGCTTCTGCATCTTTATGAAGAAGAGGTAGCACGTTCTCACCGCGGTAAATTAGTCCGGGCTAAAACCTTAGGGCAGCGCCATTATTTGTCTGCTATTAAACGAAATGATATCGTGTTTGGAATTGGTCCTGCTGGTACTGGTAAAACATATCTAGCGGTAGTAATGGCCGTACAAGCTCTCAAAAACGGTCGAGTAAAACGAATTGTTCTCACTCGTCCAGCTGTGGAAGCGGGCGAAAGTCTTGGTTTCTTACCAGGTGATTTACAAGAGAAGGTAGACCCTTATCTACGACCGCTCTATGATGCTTTGTATGATATGTTAGGAACTGAACAGGTTAGTAAAATGATGGAACGAGGTATCATCGAGGTAGCTCCGCTTGCTTATATGAGGGGGCGTACTTTAGAAGATAGCTTTATTATTCTGGATGAAGCACAAAATACTACACCAGAACAAATGAAAATGTTCTTGACGCGCTTGGGTTTTGGCTCCAAAATGGTCATCACGGGGGATGTGACTCAGATTGACCTGCCAAAAGGCAAAAAGTCTGGTCTGCGAGAAGCAGAGCGCATTCTTTCCATTATTTCTGACATCGCTTTTATCGAATTCCAGGATACAGATGTTGTACGTCATAGCTTGGTTCAAAAAATCATTACAGCGTATTCCAGAGAGGAGCAGCAGAATTAG
- the ybeY gene encoding rRNA maturation RNase YbeY, with translation MLTIEIVNEQDEEITQEHQQLIEECLQKAAQFEEITGEVVITLVNNERIHELNRDYRGVDRPTDVLSFALNEEGEGDMEIFVEESEFDDYPNMLGDIIISIPRTKEQAQDYGHSFERELGFLAVHGFLHLIGYDHGTPEEEKEMFTRQENILQEVGLTR, from the coding sequence TTGCTGACGATTGAAATTGTAAATGAGCAAGACGAAGAAATCACTCAAGAGCACCAACAACTTATTGAAGAGTGCTTACAAAAAGCAGCCCAATTTGAAGAGATTACGGGCGAAGTGGTTATCACACTTGTAAACAATGAACGTATCCATGAGTTGAATCGCGATTATCGTGGAGTGGATCGTCCTACCGATGTGCTATCGTTTGCACTGAATGAAGAGGGCGAGGGTGACATGGAGATATTTGTGGAAGAAAGTGAATTTGATGACTATCCTAATATGCTAGGCGATATCATCATCTCAATCCCACGAACAAAAGAACAAGCGCAAGATTATGGCCATTCTTTTGAACGCGAGCTTGGTTTTCTAGCAGTGCATGGATTTTTGCATTTGATTGGCTATGACCATGGGACACCTGAGGAAGAAAAAGAAATGTTTACCCGTCAGGAAAATATCCTGCAAGAAGTCGGTTTGACGAGATAG
- a CDS encoding diacylglycerol kinase family protein, with product MKEWLRLWRSFGYALQGINHAIRTQRNMQIHVVAALGVVIVSIWLQVTRLELSLLLLVIAVVWALELLNTAIEAVVDLVTEEYHPQAKIAKDVAAGAVFVSAMFAVVIGILILGPPLYAYFFTR from the coding sequence GTGAAGGAGTGGCTTCGTTTATGGCGTAGTTTTGGTTATGCTCTACAGGGAATTAACCATGCTATACGCACCCAACGAAACATGCAAATACACGTAGTAGCTGCGCTCGGTGTGGTTATTGTATCCATTTGGCTACAAGTTACTCGCCTAGAGCTTAGCCTATTATTATTGGTTATTGCTGTTGTTTGGGCGCTTGAACTACTTAATACTGCCATTGAAGCTGTCGTTGATCTGGTTACAGAAGAGTATCATCCACAAGCAAAAATAGCGAAGGATGTCGCTGCTGGAGCTGTCTTTGTATCCGCTATGTTTGCAGTCGTAATTGGAATCCTCATTCTTGGACCACCTTTATATGCCTATTTCTTTACTCGCTAG
- a CDS encoding cytidine deaminase, with amino-acid sequence MNQQQLIEQAKVARETAYVPYSKFPVGAALLSETGKVYLGCNIENAAYPLCNCAERTALFKAYSDGDKTYQAIAVVADTPKPVPPCGACRQVMAEMCPPDMKVILSNLNGDVTVTTVSELLPGAFTKEDLLG; translated from the coding sequence ATGAACCAACAACAACTAATTGAACAAGCAAAAGTAGCAAGAGAAACAGCTTACGTACCTTATTCCAAATTCCCGGTGGGTGCTGCATTATTATCAGAAACGGGTAAAGTATATCTAGGATGTAATATTGAAAATGCTGCTTATCCTCTGTGCAACTGCGCAGAACGAACAGCTTTGTTTAAAGCATATTCCGATGGAGATAAGACTTACCAAGCAATCGCTGTGGTAGCGGATACACCGAAACCAGTACCACCATGTGGAGCATGCCGTCAGGTTATGGCAGAAATGTGCCCACCTGATATGAAGGTAATCTTGTCCAATTTAAATGGAGATGTTACGGTAACTACAGTGAGTGAACTATTGCCAGGTGCTTTTACAAAGGAGGATCTTCTTGGATAA
- the era gene encoding GTPase Era: protein MDNHKKKETFKSGFVSIIGRPNVGKSTLLNQVVGQKVAIMSNKPQTTRNQIRAVYTTDKGQLIFIDTPGIHKAKSKLGDYMVAAAENTLNEVDLVLFVIDATEKRGAGEEYILERLEKVNTPVFLVINKIDQIHPEELLPLIDEYRKHHDFKQIVPISALQGNNTDALLQSILLEMPEGPMYYPADQVTDHPERFIIAELIREKVLHLTREEIPHSIAVTVEEMKRGENGKTLYIYAAIYVERDSQKGILIGKRGDMLKEISKRARVDMERLLGEKIFLEVWVKVKKDWRNQERMLRNFGFYEEK from the coding sequence TTGGATAATCATAAAAAGAAAGAAACGTTTAAATCCGGATTTGTATCAATTATTGGACGACCAAATGTAGGGAAATCCACATTATTAAATCAAGTTGTTGGGCAAAAAGTCGCCATTATGTCCAATAAACCCCAAACCACACGTAATCAGATTCGTGCTGTGTATACCACTGACAAAGGTCAATTAATTTTCATTGATACACCAGGTATTCATAAAGCGAAGTCCAAATTGGGCGATTACATGGTAGCAGCTGCTGAGAACACTCTTAATGAAGTAGACTTGGTGCTGTTCGTAATTGATGCCACGGAAAAACGTGGGGCAGGAGAAGAGTATATTCTCGAGCGTTTGGAGAAGGTTAATACCCCGGTCTTCTTGGTTATTAACAAAATTGACCAAATTCATCCAGAAGAATTGCTTCCGTTAATTGATGAATATCGGAAGCATCATGATTTTAAACAAATTGTTCCTATTTCTGCTTTACAAGGAAACAATACAGATGCCTTACTACAATCCATTTTGTTGGAAATGCCAGAAGGTCCCATGTATTATCCAGCAGATCAAGTAACGGATCATCCTGAGCGCTTTATCATAGCGGAATTGATTCGTGAAAAGGTTCTTCATCTGACGCGTGAAGAGATTCCGCATTCAATCGCTGTAACGGTGGAGGAAATGAAGCGTGGGGAAAATGGAAAAACATTATACATTTATGCCGCAATCTACGTGGAACGTGATTCCCAAAAAGGAATTCTGATCGGAAAAAGAGGGGACATGCTAAAAGAAATTTCCAAACGTGCACGGGTTGATATGGAGCGTTTATTAGGAGAAAAAATCTTTTTAGAAGTATGGGTAAAAGTGAAGAAAGATTGGCGTAATCAGGAAAGAATGCTTCGTAATTTTGGTTTCTATGAAGAGAAATAA
- a CDS encoding YqzL family protein — translation MLRNFSWSYFASTGDIHAYLLYKEHHEAQNVADDAGSLDQALLEQGDSQVCL, via the coding sequence ATGCTTCGCAACTTTTCTTGGAGTTACTTTGCTTCAACCGGTGATATCCACGCTTACCTTCTTTATAAGGAACATCATGAAGCGCAAAACGTTGCTGATGATGCAGGATCACTGGATCAAGCCCTATTGGAACAGGGTGATTCTCAGGTATGCTTGTAA
- the recO gene encoding DNA repair protein RecO — translation MLVKWEGIVIRSVDYGESSKVVTLYTREYGKVGVMAKGAKKPRSRLAAVSQLFTHGYYLCKKGTGTGMPELTQGDILQSFKDLRQDLMLTAYSAYMAEMLDRLTEERESNPYLFQLLVHTLQYLDEGKDSEILCRIFESKMLVLAGIRPHLESCISCGAEGEPYTFSITQGGLLCQRCTPTDPYSFHILPATWKLLRLFLLFPLERLGEIEVKINTRNQLRLLLHRYLDQHIDLRLKSRNFLEQMERLEFSDGFDKA, via the coding sequence ATGCTTGTAAAGTGGGAAGGTATTGTCATCCGTAGCGTTGATTACGGAGAAAGTAGTAAAGTGGTTACGCTCTACACTAGAGAATACGGTAAGGTCGGGGTAATGGCAAAGGGGGCCAAAAAACCTCGAAGTCGCCTGGCCGCCGTATCTCAATTGTTTACACATGGATACTATCTATGTAAAAAAGGAACAGGGACAGGAATGCCGGAGCTCACGCAAGGGGATATTCTTCAATCTTTTAAAGACCTCCGTCAAGATTTAATGCTGACTGCTTATTCTGCTTATATGGCAGAGATGTTAGATCGTTTGACTGAAGAGCGTGAGTCTAATCCTTACCTGTTCCAATTATTGGTTCATACACTCCAGTATTTGGATGAAGGTAAGGATTCTGAGATTCTTTGCCGTATTTTTGAAAGTAAAATGCTGGTTCTTGCTGGAATTCGTCCGCATCTTGAAAGTTGCATTTCTTGTGGTGCAGAGGGCGAACCTTATACGTTTAGTATCACGCAAGGTGGTCTTTTATGTCAGAGATGTACACCTACTGATCCTTATTCGTTTCATATTTTACCGGCAACTTGGAAATTATTACGGCTGTTTTTATTATTCCCCCTTGAGCGTTTAGGAGAGATTGAAGTAAAAATAAATACACGAAACCAACTGAGGCTTCTGTTGCATAGGTATTTAGATCAGCATATTGACCTCCGTCTCAAAAGCCGAAACTTTCTAGAACAAATGGAACGTCTAGAGTTTTCAGATGGATTTGACAAGGCATAG
- a CDS encoding helix-turn-helix transcriptional regulator yields the protein MTKRQEQILQIVKDEGPITGENIAEHLNLTRATLRPDLSILTMSGYLDARPRVGYFYAGRPTSSVIAERLHKLVVNDYKAVPIVVAESATVYDAIVTLFLEDVGTLFVVNQKGLLAGVVSRKDLLRASLGNKGLESIPVSIIMTRMPNIVTCSPEETLLDTAQKLIEFQIDSLPVVRPNEEDPKTFELLGRITKTTISRAFVELGKETNV from the coding sequence TTGACCAAACGCCAAGAACAAATTTTGCAAATTGTAAAAGATGAAGGTCCAATTACAGGTGAGAATATTGCTGAGCACCTGAATCTCACAAGGGCTACTCTTCGACCTGATTTATCCATCCTTACTATGTCGGGTTATTTAGATGCCAGACCGAGGGTTGGCTATTTTTATGCAGGTCGTCCTACATCGTCGGTTATTGCAGAACGACTGCACAAGCTAGTAGTAAATGATTATAAAGCGGTGCCTATCGTCGTGGCTGAATCAGCGACGGTGTATGATGCAATTGTGACTTTATTCTTAGAAGATGTAGGTACATTGTTTGTTGTCAATCAAAAAGGTCTGTTAGCTGGTGTAGTGTCCCGAAAGGATTTACTCCGGGCCTCATTAGGTAACAAGGGATTGGAGAGCATACCTGTCAGCATCATCATGACAAGAATGCCTAATATCGTCACGTGTTCTCCAGAAGAAACTCTTCTGGATACTGCACAAAAATTGATTGAATTCCAAATTGATTCACTGCCGGTCGTACGCCCCAACGAAGAAGATCCAAAAACCTTTGAATTGTTGGGCAGAATTACCAAAACAACAATTTCTAGAGCTTTTGTGGAGCTTGGCAAAGAGACGAATGTGTAG